The Thermococcus sibiricus MM 739 DNA window AAAAAGACCAAATAAAACAAAAACCGAAATTAATATTGAAAGCTTTTTCATGGTGTTCACCAGAGAATTCTATAGAACTTGAAAGTTATAAAATTTTTGACTTGCAGACACTTTTGTTCATTAATGTTCTTCATTGAGAAAAATACTTAAAAGACTCATGGTATAGTGGAATAAAGGTGGTGCATAATGGATATTGAGAAAAAAATAGAGCTTGTCTCTAGAAAACCAACTGAAGAAGTGCTTACTGTGGACAATTTGAAGGATCTTTTAGAAATGGGAATGCCCTTACAGCATTATATAGGGTTTGAGATAAGCGGTTACATTCATCTTGGCACCGGTTTGATGGCGGGAGCTAAAATAGCTGATTTTCAAAAAGCAGGAATTAAGACAAGGGTGTTTCTAGCTGATTGGCATTCATGGATAAATGACAAGCTTGGTGGAGATTTGGAGGTTATCCAGAAAGTAGCTTTAGGTTACTTCAAAGAGGGTATGAAACAGAGCATTAAAGTCATGGGAGGAGACCCGGAAAAAGTGGAATTTGTTCTAGCTAGTGAGATTTTAGAGAGAGGAGATTATTGGAGGACTATTATTGATATTTCAAAGAACGTTACTCTTGCAAGGATGATGCGGTCTATAACGATCATGGGAAGACAAATGGGAGAAGCGATAGACTTTGCAAAGCTTATATATCCAGCCATGCAGGTTGCTGATATTTTCTATCAGGGAGTTAACATTGCACATGCCGGAATGGATCAAAGAAAAGCCCATGTTATTGCCAGAGAAGTTGCGGAGAAGTTGAAATACCATCCACTTGTGTGGGATGGAAAAAAAGTTAAACCTATTGCTGTGCATCACCATCTCCTTTTGGGCCTTCAAGAGCCCCCAAAGTGGCCGATTGAGGGTGAAGAGGAGTTTAAGGAAATAAAGGCCCAAATGAAGATGAGTAAAAGTAAGCCTTATTCGGCAGTATTTATCCACGACACCCCAGAGGAAATAAAGCAAAAGCTTAGGAAAGCCTTCTGTCCGGCAGGAGAAGTTAACTACAACCCGGTACTTGATTGGGCTGAACATATAATCTTTAGGGAAGAACCAACAGAGTTTACAATTCACAGGCCAGCCAAGTTCGGAGGAGATGTAACCTACACCACTTTTGAAGAGCTCAAAAGAGACTTTGCAGAAGGGAAGCTTCATCCACTTGATCTAAAGAATGCAGTTGCAGAATACTTGGTAGAACTCCTCAAACCCGTTAGGGAGTACTTCGAAAAGCACCCAGAGCCTTTGGAGCTCATGAAAAGCGTGCAGATAACGAGATGACTCTTTTTCTCATTTTAAATTTTGAGAAAATTTCTTGGTGCGGGGGGCGGGATTTGAACCCGCGAACCCCTACGGGACGGGACCCTGAATCCCGCGCCTTTGACCAGGCTCGGCAACCCCCGCGTGTTAGTAAATGAGTCTTGTTGGGCTTTTAAATCTTTCTCATATGAAGAAGAGAAAGATTATTCGAGCCATATCTCTATTCTCTGAGCTCCTTTGCCTATACTTGAGCGTTTGAGTTTCTTTAAATGGCCAATCTCTTTAATGTCCTTTACGTGAGTTCCTCCACAGGGTAGGATTTCAAAGTCTCTAATCTGAGTGAGTCTTTTCTTTCCTTCCCACCAAACTTTAACCTCTCCACCCTCATCCACATATCTGTTAAATAACTCGATTATCTTCTCTTTGTGCTGGTTAATGTTCTCAGGGTACCTTATGTCATAACGTCCCTTTTCTGGATTCATGCCGCTCCCATGTGGTTCCCATGTTCCTTTTCCAAGAACTTCATATAGGATGTGATCTAAGAGATGCATTGCAGTGTGAATTCTCATTAACTTGTATCTTCTATCCCAGTCGAGTTTGAGCTCCACCTCATCCCCTACCCTAAACATTTCTGGGTTTTCTACAACATGCCAGATGTTTTCTTCCTCGTCTTTGTAAACATCTAAAACCTTAACTCCATTTATAGTGCCAGTGTCGTGGGGTTGGCCTCCTCCAGTTGGGTAGAAGATTGTCTGGTTTAAAAGGAGGGCGTTTTCTTTAATTTGGAGGACTTTTGCAGTCGCTTCTTTTAAATAGGGGTCTTCATAGTAAAGTTCCTTCGTCATAAGTACCACCTAAAAGAAATTAGAAAAAGAGGTTAAAAAATTGTCTATCTACCTTCTTTTCAGCATGAATACAGCCAGTCCAATGAGAATAATCGCCCCACCTATTCCTGCTATTTGCGTGTTGGTAAGATTTAGGCCTTCACTCTTTCCTGGTAGTGTATAACGAATGTATGCACGAGTAACATTTCCTAAAAGTGCCTGAATGTCTTCAAATGGCGCTCCATATCTCACGAATACATTTGCAGTAATTATGATTTTGTTTCCATCTACTAAAGTCGTCAGTATATATTTATTCCCTTTTATTTCATTGCTTGTATTTTGTGGAATGTCTATGATGGTGGCTGTTGAGGGCAGAATAAACTCTATTTTTAAGCTTTGATTAATGGCATTTTGGGCCCTATATCCTAGCTGGGATGGATTTAGAAGGGTCGGATCGAAGGAGTATTGGTATGTTCCATTTACTAGTTTTGTGAAGTTTTTCAGGATGTAATTTGCCTCTATTGTTAATGGTCCTTCCTTTTTCCAGACCTAAAATGGTTGCATTAGCATTCTCGACTTGAATACCCTGCGCAACCATTCCTTGGAGGTAGTTTTGGAGTATCATGTTTGTTACATTTTGGACTCCCAATAGGTTTATTTGGAGTTTCATAAGCTCTATCTGATCCTTTGGTTCAAAATATGTTTCTCTAACTAGAAGATTAGTTGTTCCATCCTCTGAAATCTCTGCTTTTAAGTATTGTTCTGTTTTTACAGGTTGATATGATTCTTCTCCTTTGTATGGTGTTTTATAGTGAATGTAGAATGCACTATATTCACCAAAAAGAGCTTTAAAACCCTCGGGAGAGAGGTTCTCTTCTAAATACAAGTCAGAAGTGATAGTTATTGTATTCCCCTCGACCTTTGAGCGTACATAGAATTTACTTTGGTTGAATTCTCTTGTGTAGGCTTGTGGATAGTCAACAAGTTCTGCCCCTTCAGGTAGTTCAATTATAAACATATTGTGTAACTCCATCTTTTGAGGTAATCCGGTATCTGGAATTGGCATTGTTCCATATCCTCTTGTAGGATCCACTATTACCTCCCAGTAATCATTGTAAGAGTAATATTTGGCAAAGCTCCGAGCATAAGCTGTGAAGACTACGGTAAAGTTGTCTTCTTTAATGCTTGCTAATTTAAAAGTTTGATTCTCTGTTTTAATGCCCGCATTAGCGAGGCTTGCAATGTAATTATCAAGTTGTTCTTTTTCGAATTTTGCTATTGCCTCCTCATCACTGAGGTTGGTTTGGTTCAATATACTGGCTATCTCTTGGTTTATTATATCCTTAGGACCTAATATTGAGGTTTTCACAGTTATTTGAGCATCTCCATTCTGCAATATCTTGATCTTAAGTGTGAATTCTTCTTTATAATAATCCGCAGCCTCTGCATGAACGAGAGAGAGACCCAAAAGTAGAATTATTAAAATACTTACTGCCTTTCTCATCACTATCCCCCGATTTTTATTCTAAAAAATCAGATGGTGGGTTAGTATTTAACTCTATCTATTCAAAAAGTGGTCTCTTCTTTACCCTAAAGGGTGGAACATTCAAAGGAAAAAAGTAAGAAGAGAAGGTCACCATCTGCTCTCGTCGAGTTCTCCCTCAGTTTTTGTAACAATTGTAGTTCCAACCAAGTCGCCAGTGACGTTAACCATTGTCCTACCCATGTCCAAGATGGCGTCAATCCCAAGAATCATTGCATAAGCTAATGCGACGGCAGTTCCGGGTTCTAATGATAACCCTACACTTTCTAAAACCATTGCTAGCATTATTGCTCCAGCTCCTGGAACACCAGCAGTTCCAATTGAAGCCAAGACTGCTGTAAGAACTATTACTAACTGTTGACTGAATGGTAGGGGTTGTCCAATTGCAAAAGCTATGAACATTGCACAAACACCCTGGTATAAGGCTGTTCCATCCATGTTGATTGTTGCTCCTAATGGGAGTGTGAAGGAGTAAATGCTCCTTGGCACACCCATGTTCTCTTCAGCAACTCTCATTGTTACTGGTAAAGTACCGCTTGAGCTTCTTGTAACGAAAGCCGTAATCATGGCGTCTTTGGCTTTGTTAAGGAACTTGATTAAGTCCAAGCCAAAGAATTTTAGGAGGATTCCATAAACTAGCGCTATTTGTATTATTAAGCCCAAGTATACTGCAAGGGTTACTTCAGCGAGAGGCCCAACAACTTTTACTCCTTGGGTTGCCATGATGTATGCTATTAATGCAAATACACCTATCGGAGCGTACTGCATGACTCCTCTAACAATCTTGTACATTGCCTCAGCAAGACCGTCAAAGGCGTTGTAGAGTGTTGTTGCTGAGTTCTTGATTCTTTCATTTTCACTGGTCATGAGGTAACTTAGTGCTATTCCCAATACAATGGCGAAGAATATTGTTGGGAGAACTGCACCACTTGATAATGCTCCAAATGGGTTTGTAGGTACTATGTTCAGGAGAGTATCCACAAGGGATGGGGCTGTTGCTTCTATAGCTTTACCTTCGCCCGTGCCGAGTTCAAGTCCAAGACCAGGCTTGAAGAGGTTGGCCATTATGAGTCCTATGAACACTGCAAAGGCTGATGTTATTAGGTAGTAGATCACTATCTTTACACCTACCCTTCCAAGTCTTGCTGGACTTATGCTTGCAGCACCCACGACCAACGAAGCCAGGACTATTGGCATCACTAACATCTTCAAGAGTCTAACAAAAAGATCTCCAAGGGGTTTTATTGCAGTAGCTGCTCCGGGATGGCCGATGGCCCCCACTATCAATCCATAGACTGCACCCAAAACCAACCCAATAAATATCTTCCTCAAAATGGGTATTCTAAATAGCTTTTCAAGAGCCCCATAAGGGCTCACCTCCTTGTATCGCTGTTACATTTCAGATTTATGCGGGGAATATTTGTACATTAAGGTATATAACTTTTTCCAAAAATCGGGAAAAAAGGAGAAAATGTTATTCAAACCTCAATGATACATCTCCGTAGAGAATTTTTTCTTTCTTTCCATCCTCAAGTTCAAGGATCAAAGCACCAAATTCGTCAATATCTAAAGCCTTTCCAGTTAGGGTTTTGTCTTCTGTTATTAGTTTTACCTTTCTTCTTAAAATAGCATTTTCTCTCCATTTCTGGAGGATAAGAGCATCTTTCCCTGCCAAAAATTCTCTATACCAATGTTCTAGGCGTTCTACAAGAATCTTAAAAACTTCTATAATGGGTATCTCCACTCCTAATACCTCTCTTAACGAGGTGGAAGTACTCACGAGCTCTTGGGGTAAGGAATTGTTAACATTCATACCGATGCCTAGAACGATGTAGTAAACCTCTTTCTCGGAGAAACTTCCTTCTACTAGGATTCCACATATTTTCTTTTCATTAACAAGTACATCATTAGGCCATTTTATTTTTCCTTCAATTCCAAGCTGTTCAAGGGTTTCAACTACTGCTAGGGCTCCAAGAAAAACGAGTTTTATCATATGTTCTGGGGTGGTATTTGGCTTTAGAATAACACTCATCCAAAGTCCCCCTTGAGGGGAGGCCCATGCTCTAAATTTTCTTCCATATCCAGTCTCTTGGACATCTGCCACTATTACTGTGCCCTCTTCTTCATGAGCAGCAATTCTCTTTGCGTATTCGTTAGTTGAGTCTATTTTCTTGAAGTAGATAATCTTTTTACCGATCAGCTGTGTGTTAAGTTCCAACATGATTTTCACCGGAAATATTTGGTGTTAAAGAGCTATTTAAGTTAACGATAAGGTTTAAATTCTAAAAAGGTAATGTATCACTAGAGGTGATTAGCATGGAATCTTACAACAATATTGGGATAAAGAGGAGACTAAGGAGATTCTTTAGAGGAGATGGAAGGGCCTTGATTTTTGCAATGGATCATGGATTTGAACATGGTCCAACAGATTTTGAAGAGACTTGGGAGCACATTAATCCAAGTGTTATTATTAGAAAGGTTGCACGGGCAGGGATTGATGGCGTTATGATGCTTCCAGGAATAGCTAGGATTGCTGGAAACGAGCTTATTGGGAAAGAGGTAGGGCTGATGGTAAAGCTTACTAGCAAGACCGAACTTAGGCCAAAAGAGGAGTGGCTCATGCAAGATCAACTTGGTTTTGTAGAGGACGCAATTAAGCTTGGTGCTGATGCTGTGGCGGCAACAGTTTATTGGGGAAGTCCGTATGAGGGAGCTATGATGAGGCAGTTTGCGGAGATAGCCAGTTATGCTCATGATTTGGGGTATCCTGTTGTTCAATTTGCATATCCAAGAGGCCCCTACATTAATGAAAAGTACGGAAAAAAGGAAGATTATCGAGTGGTGATGTATGGAGCAAGGGCCGCTGCAGAGATTGGAGCAGACATGATTAAAACTTATTGGACAGGTTCGAGAGAAACATTTGCCAAAGTTATTGATGCTGCGTCCGGTGTTCCAGTTCTCTTAAGTGGAGGCGCAAAGACTGACAACCCCTTGGACTTCTTAAAGCTTGTCTGGGAAGTCATTGAAGCTGGAGGAAGTGGAGCTGTTGTAGGTAGAAATATTTTCCAAAGAAAGAACCCAGAGACATTTATAAAGGCCCTTTTGAGGGTTATACATAAAAATGAAGAGCCTGAAGAGGCAGCTAAAGCTGAAGGCCTGGTTTGATGTACATATTTTATTTTCTGGCTGCAATGTATAATCACGTTCATAATTTTTCTTTTTTGGGCCTTGGTGGCCAATATAATCTTAATTTGCTAAAGACAAGGGTTATAAAGGTCAATTTTAAATGGGACTTGAGGTGAGTGAGGATGGTTAGGATAATAGATACTACTCTTAGAGATGCTCATCAATCGCTTATTGCAACAAGGCTCTCAACAAGCGATATGCTCCCAATAGCCGAGAAGATGGACGAGATTGGCTTTTACTCTATGGAAGTCTGGGGAGGGGCAACTTTCGATGCCGCCCTACGCTTTTTGAGAGAAGATCCTTGGGAGAGACTAAGAGTCTTAAGAGAGCACATAAGGAAAACAAAGTTTCAGATGTTGCTTAGAGGACAGAATGTTGTGGGATATAAGCATTACCCAGACGATGTTGTGGAAAAGTTTGTTGAGCTTGCGCACAAAAATGGAATTGATATTTTTAGGGTCTTTGACGCCTTGAACGACGTTAGAAACATGGAAAAAGCAATTAAAAAAGCCAAAGAAGTTGGAGCAGAGGTTCAGGGAGCAATAAGTTATACTACTGGAAAGATCTTCACGTTGGAGTATTACCTTCAGAAAGTTGATGAACTTATTGAGCTTGACGTTGATTACATAACAATTAAGGACATGGCCGCCCTTTTGGATCCTCAGACGGCTTATGAACTTGTGAAAGAGATTAAAAACCGCTATGGAGTAAAAGTTAACGTTCATACCCATGCGACGAGTGGGTTAGCTTCGGCAACCTACTTGAAAGCCGTTGAGGCTGGAGCAGATTATATAGACACGGCTATTTACCCACTTGCTAATGGGACCGCTCAGCCTGCAATCCAGAGCATTTATTACTCTCTGAGAGAAGAGGATAAGCCCAAGATTGACATGAAGTTAATCTTTGAAATATCCAGATACCTAAGGAAGCTCTTAGACGAAAAATACGAGCACTTACTGAACAAGAGAGCACTCCATGGCGACCCGAACGTTTTGATTCATCAAATTCCAGGCGGAATGTACTCCAACTTAATAAAACAATTGAGCGAGCTTAAAGCCTTGGACAAACTCGATGAAGTTCTTGAAGAAGTTCCTAAGGTCAGGGAGGATCTCGGCTACCCACCGTTAGTTACACCCACATCCCAGATAGTTGGAACTCAAGCGGTTTTTAATGTTCTGTTTGGTAGGTATAAGATGATAACTGAGGAAACGAAGAATTACGTTAAGGGTCTTTACGGAAGGCCTCCAGCTCCAATAAAGGAGGAAATCAAGAAGCTTATTCTTGGTGATGAGGAATCTATAAGCGTTAGACCAGCAGATTTGCTTGAACCCATGCTTGAGAAAGCGAGAAAAGAACTTGAGGAAAAGGGCTACCTTGAGAGGGAGGAAGACGTGGTAACTTACTGCCTCTTCCCACAGGTGGCTTTGGAGTTCTTTGAACTTAGAAAGCAAGGAAAATTAAGGCCAGTTGAAGAAAAACCCAAAGGGAAGGTAATAAAGGTTTATGTGGGTGGAAGAGAGTATGAGGTTGGCGTTGAAGGAGTAAAGCTTGAGGCTTTGGCAATGCCGAGTTATGCTCCTTCAGAAGTTTCAACTCAACCTGTGAGTGCTCCTTCTGCTCCGGTATCGACTCCTTCAGCTCCTGTTGAAGTTCCCACAGCACCGGCACCAACTGCCGCTGGTGAGAATGTTGTCACTGCTCCGATGCCTGGAAAGATTTTGCGTGTTTTAGTTCGA harbors:
- a CDS encoding tyrosine--tRNA ligase, with amino-acid sequence MDIEKKIELVSRKPTEEVLTVDNLKDLLEMGMPLQHYIGFEISGYIHLGTGLMAGAKIADFQKAGIKTRVFLADWHSWINDKLGGDLEVIQKVALGYFKEGMKQSIKVMGGDPEKVEFVLASEILERGDYWRTIIDISKNVTLARMMRSITIMGRQMGEAIDFAKLIYPAMQVADIFYQGVNIAHAGMDQRKAHVIAREVAEKLKYHPLVWDGKKVKPIAVHHHLLLGLQEPPKWPIEGEEEFKEIKAQMKMSKSKPYSAVFIHDTPEEIKQKLRKAFCPAGEVNYNPVLDWAEHIIFREEPTEFTIHRPAKFGGDVTYTTFEELKRDFAEGKLHPLDLKNAVAEYLVELLKPVREYFEKHPEPLELMKSVQITR
- a CDS encoding alanyl-tRNA editing protein: MTKELYYEDPYLKEATAKVLQIKENALLLNQTIFYPTGGGQPHDTGTINGVKVLDVYKDEEENIWHVVENPEMFRVGDEVELKLDWDRRYKLMRIHTAMHLLDHILYEVLGKGTWEPHGSGMNPEKGRYDIRYPENINQHKEKIIELFNRYVDEGGEVKVWWEGKKRLTQIRDFEILPCGGTHVKDIKEIGHLKKLKRSSIGKGAQRIEIWLE
- a CDS encoding dicarboxylate/amino acid:cation symporter, which encodes MRKIFIGLVLGAVYGLIVGAIGHPGAATAIKPLGDLFVRLLKMLVMPIVLASLVVGAASISPARLGRVGVKIVIYYLITSAFAVFIGLIMANLFKPGLGLELGTGEGKAIEATAPSLVDTLLNIVPTNPFGALSSGAVLPTIFFAIVLGIALSYLMTSENERIKNSATTLYNAFDGLAEAMYKIVRGVMQYAPIGVFALIAYIMATQGVKVVGPLAEVTLAVYLGLIIQIALVYGILLKFFGLDLIKFLNKAKDAMITAFVTRSSSGTLPVTMRVAEENMGVPRSIYSFTLPLGATINMDGTALYQGVCAMFIAFAIGQPLPFSQQLVIVLTAVLASIGTAGVPGAGAIMLAMVLESVGLSLEPGTAVALAYAMILGIDAILDMGRTMVNVTGDLVGTTIVTKTEGELDESRW
- a CDS encoding biotin--[acetyl-CoA-carboxylase] ligase; translated protein: MLELNTQLIGKKIIYFKKIDSTNEYAKRIAAHEEEGTVIVADVQETGYGRKFRAWASPQGGLWMSVILKPNTTPEHMIKLVFLGALAVVETLEQLGIEGKIKWPNDVLVNEKKICGILVEGSFSEKEVYYIVLGIGMNVNNSLPQELVSTSTSLREVLGVEIPIIEVFKILVERLEHWYREFLAGKDALILQKWRENAILRRKVKLITEDKTLTGKALDIDEFGALILELEDGKKEKILYGDVSLRFE
- the fba gene encoding class I fructose-bisphosphate aldolase is translated as MESYNNIGIKRRLRRFFRGDGRALIFAMDHGFEHGPTDFEETWEHINPSVIIRKVARAGIDGVMMLPGIARIAGNELIGKEVGLMVKLTSKTELRPKEEWLMQDQLGFVEDAIKLGADAVAATVYWGSPYEGAMMRQFAEIASYAHDLGYPVVQFAYPRGPYINEKYGKKEDYRVVMYGARAAAEIGADMIKTYWTGSRETFAKVIDAASGVPVLLSGGAKTDNPLDFLKLVWEVIEAGGSGAVVGRNIFQRKNPETFIKALLRVIHKNEEPEEAAKAEGLV
- the oadA gene encoding sodium-extruding oxaloacetate decarboxylase subunit alpha; amino-acid sequence: MVRIIDTTLRDAHQSLIATRLSTSDMLPIAEKMDEIGFYSMEVWGGATFDAALRFLREDPWERLRVLREHIRKTKFQMLLRGQNVVGYKHYPDDVVEKFVELAHKNGIDIFRVFDALNDVRNMEKAIKKAKEVGAEVQGAISYTTGKIFTLEYYLQKVDELIELDVDYITIKDMAALLDPQTAYELVKEIKNRYGVKVNVHTHATSGLASATYLKAVEAGADYIDTAIYPLANGTAQPAIQSIYYSLREEDKPKIDMKLIFEISRYLRKLLDEKYEHLLNKRALHGDPNVLIHQIPGGMYSNLIKQLSELKALDKLDEVLEEVPKVREDLGYPPLVTPTSQIVGTQAVFNVLFGRYKMITEETKNYVKGLYGRPPAPIKEEIKKLILGDEESISVRPADLLEPMLEKARKELEEKGYLEREEDVVTYCLFPQVALEFFELRKQGKLRPVEEKPKGKVIKVYVGGREYEVGVEGVKLEALAMPSYAPSEVSTQPVSAPSAPVSTPSAPVEVPTAPAPTAAGENVVTAPMPGKILRVLVREGDQVKVGQGLLVLEAMKMENEIPSPKDGVVKKILVKEGDTVDTGQTLIELT